The DNA window CCTGAACGCAGCGTTTGATAGAAGCCGGATGGCCCGAAGCCTCGAATGCCACATCAAAAAAGCCTTTGCCTGATTCATAGCCTGCCAGTGCCGGCGCATCGGCGGTAAAGGTGTTATCGGCCCCCATGGCGCGGGCAAGCTGCAAACAACGTTCACTGATGTCCGTTGCCACAATCTCTTCGGCCCCCAACGCCTTGGCGGCCGCCACAACCAGGCAGCCGATTGGGCCAACCCCGGAAACGAAAACCCGTTTGCCTTTAACACTGCCGGCCTGGTTGACCGCGTGGATAGCCACCGCCAGCGGTTCAGCAAAAACAATCACATTGCCGCTCACCGCAGGGTTAAAAGGAATACACTGTTCGTTCTCCACGATTTTATATTGCGTAAAACCGCCATCAACGTGAGGAAAATACATTGCGCTGCCAAAAAAACGCATATTCAGGCACTGATTAGTATTACCCTCCAGACAATATTCGCATTTAAGGCAGGGTTTACTTGGGTTAATCGCCACCGCCATACCCGGGGCCAGAGAAGGCGCACTGGATTTCTCGACAATACCAATCACTTCGTGCCCTAAAATCATTGGCATTTTCACCGGATAACTACCCACCCGGCCATGCTGATAATAATGTAAGTCCGAGCCACAAATGCCGCCGCGGGTGATTTTAACCAGCGTACCTTTATTCTCATATTCCAGTTCATACTTTTTAAGCGCAACGGCCCGCTCGCCTGTTACCACACAGGCAATAGAGTTAATTTTCATATTGGCTCCCTTTATTGATGTGCGGCTTATTAAACGAACAAAACCGCGTTTAATTTGTGATTAAAATCACACAAAAGGGATGTTACATTGGGATGTTACGCATATCATTACCGAGCTCTCAAAATTCAAAAAATAGCCGTTGAAATAGTTGCGCTATGTCTATTACCTGTTAGCGGCAACCCATTACGCCATCAATACATTAGAAAGAGTAAAACATCCCGATACATTTTTAAATTCTTCTCACGCTGGTTTATTTTTATTTATTAAAATTTTTATCAGGAAAAATATCGCCATATTTAAAAACAACACCGTTGATTTTAAACAGGTGTTACACCAGGATGTTACGCATAACGTGATGCCGGTTATATTTTTATATTCCCAGCCGATTAAAACATCAGTTTATTCAGTTATACCGGGTAGGATGTTTTTGATTTTGTCTTTAACAGGGGTAATAAAATGGCGGGTGAAAGCTATATTTTGATGGGCGTTTCAGGAAGTGGTAAATCGTTGATCGGGAAAAAGTTAGCAGATGAACTCGGTGCCAAATTCATAGACGGCGACGATCTGCATCCTGCCCGCAACATTGACAAGATGTCGCAAGGGATCCCGTTAACTGACGAAGACCGGTTGCCATGGCTTGCAAGGCTTAATGACGCCTCTTACAGCCTTTTTAAAAAAAATGAAATGGGCTTTATCGTTTGTTCTTCGCTTAAAAGAAGCTATCGCGACGTTCTCAGAAAAGGCAGCCCTCATATCGTTTTCCTGTGGCTGGACGGCGATTACCACGTCATTCTTAATCGCATGGCCGATCGTACCGGGCATTTTATGCCGGTAGAACTGCTGAAAAACCAATTTGAGGTGCTGGAGCGGCCGGATGCGACTGAACGCGATGTTATCCGCATCAACGTCAATGAGGGCATTGAACAGGTAATACGGCAATGTGAAAACGCCATCGCTTCGATTAAACAGGCCCGAGAAGCCGGCCCCGCGGTGGGCAGAGAGCATGCTAATCCGTAGCTGGGAACGCGCGGGCTTCCGCTATCAGTGCCATAAAGCGGATATTCGGGCTGCCCCGGGCATCCCGAATATCCGTTTTTTAATGACACACGGAATTAATTAGGCCGTACGGCGCGCGTTTTGATTCGAACTATAGATAGTTTCGCGCACCGGCTGGCTGCCGTTTTGCAGCACGACCAACCATTCATCCGTGGTCAGCACCGCCGCAAAGCGCGCCTGCAGCACAACGGAAAATACCCGATGAATCTCTTCAGCGCTGGCGCTGCCCGCGCGGTTTGCGTAAGACACCGCTCCCGTTGCATCGCTTAGAAACTCAACCGCCAGCCCGGCATGCAACGCGTGTTTGATGGTGGAGTCGTCGCAGTTTTGCGTCATATAACCAACCACCGTGAGCGTATCAATGCCATTGGCGGCCACCCACTCCCCCAATCCGGTGCCCGAGAACGCGCTGGGCATGGATTTCTCAATCGCCAGGGCACGCGGGCGGTTTGCTATCTGTGGATGAAGTTGCGCACCGTGCGATCCGCGAGCGAACAGCGGTGAATCTGCCGGCGCAAAGTTCTGCACAATCACCACCGGGATGCCATTCGCTTCGGCGGCATCCAGTGCTCTGCCGATGTTGGCGAGTGAAACCTGCCGATCGGGGTATTCGATGGGCAGATCGCCCGTGAAGTATTCATTTTGTACGTCAATGACGATTAACGCGCGTTTGCAAGCGGCCATGATGAACTCCGTATATCAGCAAAAGAATGGCTAGTGTGCGCCACGCCAGCGAGAGCCGCCATTGGCCCAAGTGACAATATTCGTTATAATCGGGCCAAAACTACCGCCGCGTCCGGGAGCCGGAAAATGACTTCACCCATCGTTGCCGTCGTCGCCTTCGACCATATCAGCCCGTTTCATCTCTCTGTGCCTTGCCTGGTGTTTGGCGATGAACGGCGGAACGGCAACCGCCCCTGGTTCAGGCTGCATGTCTGCGCAGCGGAAACTGGCCCGTTGCAAACCACGGCGGGTTTCACAGTGAGCTGCTCCGAAGGGTTAGCCGCGCTGGCGTCGACGGATATGGTGGTCGTCCCCAGTTGGCGCGACGTTAACGAAACCCCGCCGGAGGCTTTGCTGGATGCGCTGCGCCAGGCGCATATGCGCGGCGCACGCATTGTCGGGCTGTGCCTGGGCGCCTACGTATTGGCGGCCGCCGGCCTGCTCGCCGGGCGTAAAGCCACCACCCACTGGGCATGGGCCGAAGATTTCACCCGCCGCTACCCGGATACCGCGCTTGATGCCAGCGTGCTGTATGTGGAAGACGGTAACGTGATGACATCAGCCGGCGTGGCCGCCGGTATCGACTGTTGCCTGCATATCGTGCGCCAGCACTATGGCCATGAGGTGGCCAATCAGGTAGCGCGGCGCCTGGTGGTGCCGCCGCACCGCGAGGGGCTACAGGCCCAGTTCATTGAACAACCGGTGCCAAAGCAACTGACCGATAAGCGCATGGCCGAACTGCTGGATTGGCTGCGGGCCAATCTTCAGCAGCCGCACCCGATTGACGCCGTGGCCGACCGTCTTGCCCTGAGCCGGCGAACCTTCACCCGCAGATTCAAACGGTTGACCGGAATGACGCTCGGCGAATGGCTGCTGCAGGAACGCATCGCTCTGGCGCAACGGCGCCTGGAAACGTCTACGGCTCCGGTTGAGGCGATTTCCGCAGAGTGCGGTTTTGGCTCCGGCGCCGTCATGCGCCAGCACTTTGCACACCGATTAAAAGTCACCCCTTCCGCCTACCGCCGCGCATTCCAGGAGCGGCCGTTGGCAACGCTGACGGAAAAAGACGATTGACCTGGCAGCCCAAACCTTGCAGGGTAATACTCATGGGGCCAGAACCGCGTGCAGCCCCAGGCAAGCTGTCGCGAGCCATTGTTGATTCATTGCCAAAGGAGGTATGCGTGTTGACAATATGGGGAAGAAAAACCTCTTCGAACGTGCAGGCGTTAATGTGGTGCGTCGGTGAATTAGGTTTGCCGTATAAACGCCTGGACATCGGGCATAAATACGGCGGCAACGATACGCCGGCCTTTCTTGCCATGAACCCTAACGGCACGGTGCCGGTACTTAAAGACGGAGAGGATGAAGCCCTTTGGGAAACCGGGGCGATTCTGCGTTACCTCGCCACCCGTTATGCCACCGGCGCCTTCTGGCCGGCACAGCCGCAGGAACGTGCCAGGGTGGATAAATGGGCCGAATGGGCCAAACTGAACATCGCCCTTAACTTTACCGCGCCCGTGTTCTGGCGCGTTGCCAGAACCGCCAGCCGGGATCGCGATGCCGCCGCCATCCAGGCGGCCCTTGCGACTCTGCACGCCAAAATGGATATCGCCGAATCCCTGTTGGCGCAACAGGCATTTTTGGCCGGCGAGCAGCTCACGCTGGCAGACATACAGTTCGGGCATATTCTTTACCGCTATTTTGATATCGATATTGCCCGGCCCGCCTTCCCCGCTATTCGCGCTTATTATGAAAGGCTGACGCAGCGGCCGGCATTTGCCGAGCACGTAATGGTTTCCTATGACGAATTAAAAGTCACGTGATTGCCTGGCGTTGCGCTATCTGCCGCACTGCGGGTTTGAAATACCGGGGCCGCCCCCAGCTCACTGATCCTGGCGGCCAGGCGTCAGTTCCCCGGCGATCTGTCGCGCGGTTTTAATAAAATTATCCCTTAACGGATCGCGGATTTCGCTATTCCAGGCCAGGCCGGCCTGCCAGGATGTGTGGGGGCCGCTAAGGTGCACAAACCTGATGCCCGGCGGCGTGATAGAAAGCGCCCCTTGCGGGATCAGCGCACAGCCATTACCGGCGGCAACCAATGCCAGCAGCGTATGGATATCAGAGGCGTATTGCCCCACTGCCGGCGCGATAGCCCGTGATGCCAGAAAGCGGTTAATCTGCGTGGCAAGCCCGCGCCCGCGGTGTGGCGCCAACTGGAGCAAAGGGTGCTTCGCCATGGCCAATTCAGGTTGGTTATCGGGGATCGCCAGCGCAGGCATGGCCGGCACGGCCAGGAGAAGTTTCTCGGTTAATAGCGCTACCGCATCCAGCGGCGCCACCACCGGCAAACGGACAAAACCGGCATGGAGCCTGCCGGCGCGGATGTCTGCGCACTGCACGTCAGAGGGTATATCATCCAGCCGGATACTTACGCCAGGAAAGCGCTCACGAAACGCCATAATCACTTGCGGCGCCAGCCCAAAAAAAGACAGCCCAAACCCTAGCGCCAATTCCCCCGCGCTGCCTGCCGCAATATAGCCGGCATGAAGAAGCAACGCATCGTACTCGCCCAGCAGGCTTTTTGCCCTGGCATAGAGGCGCTGGCCCCCCGTCGTCAGCGTCGCGCCATGGCGCCCGCGAATAAACACCGGGAACCCAAACTGTAGCTCAAGCAGTTGGATTTGCTTGGTCAATGCCGGCTGGCTAATGCACAGCACCTCGGCGGCAAGCCGATAGCTCCCCTGATCGGCCAACGCCGCCATCGCCTTCAGTAACTTGATATCCATTCCGTTTTGTTATCTATGATGGAAATTATTTGATTATATCTTAATCGATCAATCTGATGAAATCCTGACTGAACTTGGCTCAGGAGAAAGATAATGAAGACAGATCTGCGTGTGGCCACCGTGCAGTTCCAGCACAAGGCCGGCGATAAAGCGTATAACCTCGCCACCATGGAAAATTTCATTCACCAGGCCGCCAAAGAGCAGGTAAAAATACTGGCGTTCCCCGAGATGTGCCTGACAGGCTACTGGCATGTGCCCAAATTACCTGCGCACGCCGTCCGGGCCCTTGCCGAGCCGGTGGCCACAAGCGCGGCGATCGGCCAGGTTGCGCACCTGGCGCAAGCTTACGATATGGCCATCGGCGTTGGCCTGATGGAAGAAGCGGAAGATGGCCGTTTATATAACGCCTACGTGGTCTGTATGCCCGACGGCACAAAGCACGTCCACCGCAAAATCCATGCGTTTGAACACCCCGAATTTTCAAAAGGCGAGCGGTTCACCGTTTTTGATTCGCCCTGGGGAGCACGCATTGGCATATTGATTTGCTGGGATAACAACCTGGTTGAGAACGCACGGGCAATGGCGCTGCTGGGCACAGAGATCCTGATTGCGCCGCACCAAACCGGCGGCACTCATTCCCGTAGCCCGTACGGTATGAAGCCGATCCCAAAAGCCCTGTGGGAAAACCGCCATCGCGATCCGCAAAGCCTGCGCGCGGCGTTTGCCGGGGAAAATGGCCGAGGGTGGCTGATGCGCTGGCTGCCCTCACGCGCCCATGACAACGGGATGTTTATCTTATTCAGCAACGGCGTGGGCCTGGATGATGATGAAATACGCACCGGCAATGCGATGATCATCGATCCTTATGGCCGTATCGTGGCCGAAAGCGAGGCGATTACGGATGATATGGTGACATGCAGCATCGATCTCTCGCTAATCCCCCTAAGCACCGGCCGCCGTTGGATATATGGCCGCCGGCCGGAGCTTTATGGGCTACTGACGCAAAAGCAGGGCTATGAGCGTGATGCGCACGATGCCCGCTTCTCTGATGAGCCTACTGCTATCAGTAAAAAATAACCTGCAGGCTACGCCGCCGAGGCAGCACACTGCCCCGGCGGCTATCTCTGCATTCGTGGCTTATTTAATAACAGGTTTAGGCATTCTGGTATAAATCCCAGCGGTTGCCATAGATATCTTCAAATACCACGACCATGCCATATTCTTCCTGACGGGGCTCTTCGCAAAAATGTACGCCGTTCGCTTTCATGGCGTGGTAATCACGCCAGAAATCATCCGTTTGCAGAAATAGAAACACCCGACCGCCGCACTGGTTGCCAATAAAAGCCTCTTGCCGTGGGTTAGATGCCCTGGCAAGCAGAAGATTACAGTCGCTTTCCGGGTTCGGCGTTACCACCACCCAACGTTTCCCCGGCTGTGGCGTATCTTCCACCAACGTGAACCCCAGTTTATTGGTGTAGTAATCAATTGCCCGATCGTAATCATCGACAACGATAGCCACGTAGCCCATGCACCTTTTTTGCGTTCTCAATCATTCCCCCTTGTTTTCCAGAAACCTTGCCTGCATAGCCAGTTAAACATAACACCGATTCGAATAATCGCTATGCAGGATGATGGGGGCGGCACGGCTTGCCCGGCCACTTATATTGGGCCAGCATTCTTTTTGCAAAACCGGATTGCTATGAAATTTAACCGTTTTGCCAGAGACACAAATCCAGGCGTATTATTCTGCACACTATTCCCCATAAATAAGGAGCAATACCGATGGAACCCCAATTACCTGATATCGGCGTTTTATT is part of the Gibbsiella quercinecans genome and encodes:
- the idnD gene encoding L-idonate 5-dehydrogenase, translated to MKINSIACVVTGERAVALKKYELEYENKGTLVKITRGGICGSDLHYYQHGRVGSYPVKMPMILGHEVIGIVEKSSAPSLAPGMAVAINPSKPCLKCEYCLEGNTNQCLNMRFFGSAMYFPHVDGGFTQYKIVENEQCIPFNPAVSGNVIVFAEPLAVAIHAVNQAGSVKGKRVFVSGVGPIGCLVVAAAKALGAEEIVATDISERCLQLARAMGADNTFTADAPALAGYESGKGFFDVAFEASGHPASIKRCVQVTRAKGHVVQVGMGGATAEIPLMALIAKEINLIGTFRFTEEFNTAVQWLEEKKINPLPLLTAEYRFEDFQQALNFAADKSAASKVQLVFA
- the idnK gene encoding gluconokinase; this translates as MAGESYILMGVSGSGKSLIGKKLADELGAKFIDGDDLHPARNIDKMSQGIPLTDEDRLPWLARLNDASYSLFKKNEMGFIVCSSLKRSYRDVLRKGSPHIVFLWLDGDYHVILNRMADRTGHFMPVELLKNQFEVLERPDATERDVIRINVNEGIEQVIRQCENAIASIKQAREAGPAVGREHANP
- a CDS encoding cysteine hydrolase family protein: MAACKRALIVIDVQNEYFTGDLPIEYPDRQVSLANIGRALDAAEANGIPVVIVQNFAPADSPLFARGSHGAQLHPQIANRPRALAIEKSMPSAFSGTGLGEWVAANGIDTLTVVGYMTQNCDDSTIKHALHAGLAVEFLSDATGAVSYANRAGSASAEEIHRVFSVVLQARFAAVLTTDEWLVVLQNGSQPVRETIYSSNQNARRTA
- a CDS encoding helix-turn-helix domain-containing protein; the encoded protein is MTSPIVAVVAFDHISPFHLSVPCLVFGDERRNGNRPWFRLHVCAAETGPLQTTAGFTVSCSEGLAALASTDMVVVPSWRDVNETPPEALLDALRQAHMRGARIVGLCLGAYVLAAAGLLAGRKATTHWAWAEDFTRRYPDTALDASVLYVEDGNVMTSAGVAAGIDCCLHIVRQHYGHEVANQVARRLVVPPHREGLQAQFIEQPVPKQLTDKRMAELLDWLRANLQQPHPIDAVADRLALSRRTFTRRFKRLTGMTLGEWLLQERIALAQRRLETSTAPVEAISAECGFGSGAVMRQHFAHRLKVTPSAYRRAFQERPLATLTEKDD
- a CDS encoding glutathione S-transferase family protein, whose protein sequence is MLTIWGRKTSSNVQALMWCVGELGLPYKRLDIGHKYGGNDTPAFLAMNPNGTVPVLKDGEDEALWETGAILRYLATRYATGAFWPAQPQERARVDKWAEWAKLNIALNFTAPVFWRVARTASRDRDAAAIQAALATLHAKMDIAESLLAQQAFLAGEQLTLADIQFGHILYRYFDIDIARPAFPAIRAYYERLTQRPAFAEHVMVSYDELKVT
- a CDS encoding LysR family transcriptional regulator, with protein sequence MDIKLLKAMAALADQGSYRLAAEVLCISQPALTKQIQLLELQFGFPVFIRGRHGATLTTGGQRLYARAKSLLGEYDALLLHAGYIAAGSAGELALGFGLSFFGLAPQVIMAFRERFPGVSIRLDDIPSDVQCADIRAGRLHAGFVRLPVVAPLDAVALLTEKLLLAVPAMPALAIPDNQPELAMAKHPLLQLAPHRGRGLATQINRFLASRAIAPAVGQYASDIHTLLALVAAGNGCALIPQGALSITPPGIRFVHLSGPHTSWQAGLAWNSEIRDPLRDNFIKTARQIAGELTPGRQDQ
- a CDS encoding nitrilase family protein, coding for MKTDLRVATVQFQHKAGDKAYNLATMENFIHQAAKEQVKILAFPEMCLTGYWHVPKLPAHAVRALAEPVATSAAIGQVAHLAQAYDMAIGVGLMEEAEDGRLYNAYVVCMPDGTKHVHRKIHAFEHPEFSKGERFTVFDSPWGARIGILICWDNNLVENARAMALLGTEILIAPHQTGGTHSRSPYGMKPIPKALWENRHRDPQSLRAAFAGENGRGWLMRWLPSRAHDNGMFILFSNGVGLDDDEIRTGNAMIIDPYGRIVAESEAITDDMVTCSIDLSLIPLSTGRRWIYGRRPELYGLLTQKQGYERDAHDARFSDEPTAISKK
- a CDS encoding VOC family protein, which translates into the protein MRTQKRCMGYVAIVVDDYDRAIDYYTNKLGFTLVEDTPQPGKRWVVVTPNPESDCNLLLARASNPRQEAFIGNQCGGRVFLFLQTDDFWRDYHAMKANGVHFCEEPRQEEYGMVVVFEDIYGNRWDLYQNA